A region from the Salvelinus fontinalis isolate EN_2023a chromosome 23, ASM2944872v1, whole genome shotgun sequence genome encodes:
- the LOC129820946 gene encoding GRIP and coiled-coil domain-containing protein 2 isoform X3 codes for MEQDTSPESVASPPPGAAAKSKLDTLSKDDLIKFAKKQMAAIQKMKSKCADLEKEVDNLKSQPKGNSGDSIIQELTERMSALLLEKAETQQSAVLLRKENEKVKQREQDAVGKLATLLGELDQTKEDHQKKIAALEKSLDSSQAKHKEEVEFFQRLLRKKEENDREKESEREQEKQREREHSNESVEAISRSLESQILSLQTELAAALERSAQVASAMQEDHQRALTEAQQEVENLREELAQHSVQHEEELRALEEDFEMERERLLLLQEELSEQLALKDSFLQDVQEEEEEPSGRSSGLARMLVLSGVSQINTSDGETESGQLRSALEDQQSQNTMLQDELTFLGNVKTELEAELERVREEFQTEKEELQFKIEELLMTREVATPNRDLQEAQAFTQLQQSGPQRDSVDGLPASPASPSSPRQSLSSPVPGAAHQSLTLQEKQGQAQELRSQCESLDRSQAVAEYEHTRDILRGLETELGQRTGDFTRQYEAMKEQAASAVQELQESVRGLTEERDGLVERVKGLDEDRDSLLEKVQGLEKRLESFLEQAQAAEGLKKQLQMSMEEKTALALKLKDSVEAQTVLASELKASLEVQTVLAVELRASVEDLSKQNGEILSQLQMKESAVQELEETVNVVSTARDRTLSALQDREMEVMRLWEEREREVEESQGQRREVAELQARIEELEKERSLLKSNLEEVQRERSENVQGSPGEELEELQARIQELEKERSLLKSNLGEVVGDTEALQKDLREMKLANEKMRTENQELLTQVSQATETLSDREREEKEGRETEREEEEEQAEKERRELQQQLTEKDTVISQLRREMAGLQSTAPSPVSEENTANEFTEKIALLEKESKGKDERMNKIKAVAVKARKELDTSRKEAVSLKEEVEVLKAERERVTSSMKDIIHGAEGYKNLQLDYDRQTEQLDKERETVEGAEKQISELTKRLNTAVQQHEQLWSEREDLMTELETLRSTVRQMEGQTAELHRQTDTLNRDLQAERLLKEKKTKELSLLQKEVEELTVQLRRQKQQSQQTTQELEQLRKEAQQSSLLDMEMADYERLVKELNTKLSEKDVCVEELKTQIHTHTQEEEALNQEIEVLKSQLDQGEDKSSKMKQLLVKTKKDLADAKRQEAIQMMTLASLKGELEAHQQQLENNKIQCCDLTAERHRLHEQLRTLTEQQQRTSSSLQQRLTTLQQEANTAKAELSSVTAEFDSYKVRVHNVLKQQKNKTSAQSAGDATKQEREQMESMVDQYKAKLQDSQQSLAASTAELQQLQMEHDTLLERHNKILQETVAKEAELRERLMSLQAEIMSLRTEHAQTVGQLTSQAVAQRSGFREQIRHLQDEHRTTVETLQNQMTRLENQLFTLQKQTSPAPVQTSRKSAVDRRPVDQGGMGGLGLGDLQSMAREEGEGMETSETESLSSTYLPSLEQLLTSPDPKQEPFVWQVEPTKEELNQKLTTATRSMEHMNSLLHETEATNAVLMEQVNLLKSEVRRLERNHEREKSVANLEYLKNVLLQFIFLQSGSERQALLPVIHTMLQLSPEEKNKLAAIAMGEEEVGGARGSGWTSYLHSWSGIR; via the exons ATTTGGAAAAGGAGGTCGATAACCTAAAATCTCAGCCAAAAGGCAATTCAGGTGACTCCATCATACAG GAGCTGACCGAGAGAATGAGTGCCTTGCTGCTGGAAAAGGCTGAGACCCAGCAGAGTGCAGTGTTACTGCGGAAGGAGAATGAGAAGGTCAAGCAGCGGGAACAG GATGCAGTAGGGAAACTGGCCACCCTGCTGGGAGAGTTGGACCAGACCAAGGAAGACCACCAGAAGAAAATTGCAGCCTTGGAGAAGAGCCTAGACTCATCCCAAGCCAAACACAAAGAAGAAGTCGAATTCTTCCAGAGGCTTCTGAGGAAGAAAgaagagaatgacagagagaaagagagcgaaagagagcaagaaaagcagagagaaagggaacaCTCAAACGAGAGTGTAGAAGCCATTAGCCGCAGCCTGGAGTCACAGATCCTGAGTCTGCAGACGGAGCTAGCTGCAGCCTTGGAGCGAAGCGCCCAGGTGGCTTCAGCGATGCAAGAAGACCACCAGAGGGCGCTGACAGAG GCCCAGCAGGAAGTAGAGAACCTGAGAGAGGAGTTGGCTCAGCATAGTGTGCAACATGAAGAGGAGCTGAGAGCTCTGGAAGAGGActttgagatggagagagagagactgctactCCTCCAAGAGGAGCTCAGTGAGCAGCTGGCTCTCAAAGACAG CTTCCTGCAGGATGtgcaggaagaagaggaggagcctAGCGGCCGCAGCTCAGGGTTGGCCAGGATGTTGGTGCTGTCTGGTGTAAGTCAGATTAATACcagtgatggagagacagagagcggacAGCTACGATCCGCCCTGGAGGACCAGCAATCCCAGAATACCATGCTGCAAGACGAGCTGACCTTCCTTGGCAATGTGAAGACTGAACTGGAGGCGGAGCTtgagagggtgagggaggagtttcagacagagaaagaggaacTACAGTTTAAAATCGAAGAGTTGCTGATGACCCGGGAGGTTGCGACCCCTAACCGTGACCTTCAGGAGGCTCAAGCTTTCACTCAGCTCCAGCAGAGCGGCCCTCAGAGAGATTCAGTGGACGGCCTACCTGCCAGCCCTGCTAGCCCCTCCAGCCCCAGACAGAGCCTGTCCAGCCCTGTCCCTGGTGCAGCCCACCAGAGCCTGACCCTGCAAGAAAAGCAGGGTCAGGCTCAGGAGCTGAGGTCCCAGTGTGAGTCCCTAGACAGGAGCCAGGCGGTGGCTGAGTACGAACACACCAGAGACATCCTGAGAGGCCTGGAGACTGAGCTAGGTCAGAGGACCGGGGACTTCACCAGACAGTATGAAGCTATGAAGGAACAGGCGGCTTCTGCAGTCCAGGAGCTACAGGAGAGCGTCAGAGGGCTTACTGAGGAGCGAGATGGTCTGGTGGAGAGGGTGAAAGGGTTGGATGAAGACAGAGACAGCCTGTTGGAAAAGGTCCAGGGCCTGGAGAAGAGGCTGGAGAGCTTCCTGGAGCAGGCACAGGCAGCCGAGGGGCTGAAGAAGCAGCTGCAGATGTCTATGGAGGAGAAGACTGCGTTAGCCCTCAAGCTAAAGGACTCAGTAGAGGCGCAGACAGTGTTAGCCTCTGAGCTAAAGGCATCTCTTGAGGTGCAGACAGTGTTAGCTGTAGAGCTAAGGGCTTCAGTGGAGGATCTGAGCAAGCAGAACGGGGAGATCCTCTCTCAGCTACAGATGAAGGAGAGTGCTGTTcaggagttagaggagacagtCAATGTGGTGAGCACAGCAAGAGACAGAACACTGTCAGCACTgcaggacagagagatggaggtgaTGAGGctgtgggaggaaagagagagggaggtagaggagagtcAAGGCCAAAGAAGGGAGGTGGCTGAGCTACAGGCTCGTATAGAGGAgttagagaaggagaggagccTGCTGAAGAGTAATCTAGAGGAGGTGCAGAGGGAGAGGTCTGAGAATGTGCAGGGGAGCCCAGGGGAAGAGTTGGAGGAGCTGCAGGCTCGTATACAGgagctggagaaggagaggagcctGCTGAAGAGTAATCTGGGGGAGGTGGTGGGAGATACTGAAGCTCTACAGAAAGACCTGAGGGAGATGAAACTGGCCAATGAGAAGATGAGAACAGAGAACCAAGAACTACTGACACAGGTCAGCCAGGCTACAGAGACactgtcagacagagagagggaggaaaaggagggaagagagacagagagagaggaggaggaagaacaggcggagaaggagaggagagagctacAACAGCAGCTAACAGAGAAGGACACAGTGATATCTCAGCTGAGAAGAGAGATGGCTGGCTTACAG TCTACAGCCCCCTCTCCTGTCTCAGAGGAGAACACAGCCAATGAGTTCACTGAGAAAATCG CCCTGCTGGAGAAGGAAAGCAAAGGGAAGGATGAGAGGATGAATAAGATCAAGGCGGTGGCTGTGAAAGCCAGGAAGGAGCTGGACACCAGCAGGAAAGAGGCTGTGTCTCTGAAGGAGGAAGTGgaggtgttgaaggctgagcgagagagagtgaccaGCTCAATGAAAGACATCATCCATGGAGCAGAGGGATACAAG aactTGCAGCTGGACTACGACAGGCAGACAGAGCAGctggataaggagagagagacggtggaGGGAGCTGAGAAACAAATCTCAGAGCTGACCAAACGACTCAACACTGCAGtacaacag CATGaacagctgtggtcggagagagAGGACCTGATGACCGAGTTGGAGACTCTGAGGAGCACGGTGAGACAGATGGAAGGACAGACAGCAgaactacacagacagacagacaccctgaACAGAGACCTGCAGGCTGAGAGACTACTGAAGGAAAAAAAGacaaaa GAGCTGTCGTTGTTgcagaaggaggtagaggagttgaCAGTTCAGCTCCGCAGACAGAAGCAGCAGTCTCAGCAGACAACACAGGAGCTAGAGCAGCTACGCAAG GAGGCCCAGCAGAGCTCGTTGTTGGACATGGAGATGGCAGACTATGAACGCCTGGTCAAAGAACTCAACACCAAACTGTCAGAGAAGGACGTGTGTGTGGAGGAGCTGaaaacacagatacacacacacacacaggaagaagAGGCACTCAACCAGGAGATCG AGGTTCTGAAGTCCCAGCTGGACCAGGGGGAGGATAAGAGCTCCAAGATGAAACAGCTGCTGGTGAAAACCAAGAAAGACCTGGCTGATGCCAAGAGACAG gaAGCCATTCAGATGATGACGCTGGCCTCTCTGAAGGGAGAGCTGGAGGCACATCAACAGCAACTAGAGAACAACAAG ATCCAGTGCTGTGACCTGACTGCGGAGCGCCACAGACTGCATGAGCAGCTGAGGACACTGACTGAACAACAGCAGAGAACAAGCAGCTCCCTGCAACAGAGACTGACCACACTACAGCAGGAGGCTAACACTGCCAAG GCTGAGCTGTCATCTGTCACTGCTGAGTTTGACAGCTATAAGGTCAGAGTTCACAACGTCCTCAAACAACAGAAGAACAAAACCTCAGCACAGAGCGCTGGAGACGCCACTAAACAGGAGAG agagcagATGGAGTCCATGGTGGACCAGTATAAAGCCAAGCTGCAGGACAGTCAGCAGAGTCTGGCGGCGAGCACTGCGGAACTACAACAGCTCCAGATGGAACATGACACACTGCTGGAACGACACAACAAGATACTGCAGGAGACCGTCGCTAAAGAGGCCGAACTCAGAGAGAG ACTCATGTCTCTCCAGGCTGAGATTATGTCACTGCGGACAGAGCATGCTCAGACGGTGGGTCAGCTAACCTCGCAGGCCGTGGCCCAGCGCTCAGGGTTCAGGGAGCAGATCCGCCACCTTCAGGATGAACACAGAACTACAGTAGAGACCCTGCAGAACCAGATGACCAGGCTGGAGAACCAACTGTTTACACTGCAGAAACAGACCA GTCCAGCTCCAGTCCAGACCAGTCGTAAGTCAGCGGTGGACCGCCGGCCCGTGGACCAGGGGGGAATGGGGGGGCTGGGCCTCGGTGATCTCCAGTCCATGgctagagaggagggggagggcatGGAGACCTCCGAGACAGAGTCCCTGTCATCCACATACCTACCCTCACTGGAGCAACTACTCACCTCCCCAGACCCCAAACAGG AGCCGTTTGTGTGGCAGGTGGAGCCGACTAAAGAGGAGTTGAATCAGAAGTTGACCACAGCTACACGCAGTATGGAACATATGAACAGTCTACTGCATGAGACCGAGGCTACCAACGCTGTTCTGATGGAACAGGTCaat CTGTTGAAGTCTGAAGTGCGTCGTCTGGAACGTAaccatgagagagagaagagtgtggCCAACCTGGAGTATCTGAAGAATGTCCTTTTACAGTTCATCTTCCTGCAGTCAGGCAGCGAGAGACAGGCTCTACTCCCCGTCATACACACCATGTTACAACTCAGCCCTGAGGAGAAGAATAAACTGGCTGCTATCGCAATGG gtgaggaggaggtgggaggagctAGAGGCTCAGGATGGACCTCCTACCTACACAGTTGGTCAGGCAtcagatga
- the LOC129820946 gene encoding GRIP and coiled-coil domain-containing protein 2 isoform X1, translating to MEQDTSPESVASPPPGAAAKSKLDTLSKDDLIKFAKKQMAAIQKMKSKCADLEKEVDNLKSQPKGNSGDSIIQELTERMSALLLEKAETQQSAVLLRKENEKVKQREQDAVGKLATLLGELDQTKEDHQKKIAALEKSLDSSQAKHKEEVEFFQRLLRKKEENDREKESEREQEKQREREHSNESVEAISRSLESQILSLQTELAAALERSAQVASAMQEDHQRALTEVSSKAQQEVENLREELAQHSVQHEEELRALEEDFEMERERLLLLQEELSEQLALKDSFLQDVQEEEEEPSGRSSGLARMLVLSGVSQINTSDGETESGQLRSALEDQQSQNTMLQDELTFLGNVKTELEAELERVREEFQTEKEELQFKIEELLMTREVATPNRDLQEAQAFTQLQQSGPQRDSVDGLPASPASPSSPRQSLSSPVPGAAHQSLTLQEKQGQAQELRSQCESLDRSQAVAEYEHTRDILRGLETELGQRTGDFTRQYEAMKEQAASAVQELQESVRGLTEERDGLVERVKGLDEDRDSLLEKVQGLEKRLESFLEQAQAAEGLKKQLQMSMEEKTALALKLKDSVEAQTVLASELKASLEVQTVLAVELRASVEDLSKQNGEILSQLQMKESAVQELEETVNVVSTARDRTLSALQDREMEVMRLWEEREREVEESQGQRREVAELQARIEELEKERSLLKSNLEEVQRERSENVQGSPGEELEELQARIQELEKERSLLKSNLGEVVGDTEALQKDLREMKLANEKMRTENQELLTQVSQATETLSDREREEKEGRETEREEEEEQAEKERRELQQQLTEKDTVISQLRREMAGLQSTAPSPVSEENTANEFTEKIALLEKESKGKDERMNKIKAVAVKARKELDTSRKEAVSLKEEVEVLKAERERVTSSMKDIIHGAEGYKNLQLDYDRQTEQLDKERETVEGAEKQISELTKRLNTAVQQHEQLWSEREDLMTELETLRSTVRQMEGQTAELHRQTDTLNRDLQAERLLKEKKTKELSLLQKEVEELTVQLRRQKQQSQQTTQELEQLRKEAQQSSLLDMEMADYERLVKELNTKLSEKDVCVEELKTQIHTHTQEEEALNQEIEVLKSQLDQGEDKSSKMKQLLVKTKKDLADAKRQEAIQMMTLASLKGELEAHQQQLENNKIQCCDLTAERHRLHEQLRTLTEQQQRTSSSLQQRLTTLQQEANTAKAELSSVTAEFDSYKVRVHNVLKQQKNKTSAQSAGDATKQEREQMESMVDQYKAKLQDSQQSLAASTAELQQLQMEHDTLLERHNKILQETVAKEAELRERLMSLQAEIMSLRTEHAQTVGQLTSQAVAQRSGFREQIRHLQDEHRTTVETLQNQMTRLENQLFTLQKQTSPAPVQTSRKSAVDRRPVDQGGMGGLGLGDLQSMAREEGEGMETSETESLSSTYLPSLEQLLTSPDPKQEPFVWQVEPTKEELNQKLTTATRSMEHMNSLLHETEATNAVLMEQVNLLKSEVRRLERNHEREKSVANLEYLKNVLLQFIFLQSGSERQALLPVIHTMLQLSPEEKNKLAAIAMGEEEVGGARGSGWTSYLHSWSGIR from the exons ATTTGGAAAAGGAGGTCGATAACCTAAAATCTCAGCCAAAAGGCAATTCAGGTGACTCCATCATACAG GAGCTGACCGAGAGAATGAGTGCCTTGCTGCTGGAAAAGGCTGAGACCCAGCAGAGTGCAGTGTTACTGCGGAAGGAGAATGAGAAGGTCAAGCAGCGGGAACAG GATGCAGTAGGGAAACTGGCCACCCTGCTGGGAGAGTTGGACCAGACCAAGGAAGACCACCAGAAGAAAATTGCAGCCTTGGAGAAGAGCCTAGACTCATCCCAAGCCAAACACAAAGAAGAAGTCGAATTCTTCCAGAGGCTTCTGAGGAAGAAAgaagagaatgacagagagaaagagagcgaaagagagcaagaaaagcagagagaaagggaacaCTCAAACGAGAGTGTAGAAGCCATTAGCCGCAGCCTGGAGTCACAGATCCTGAGTCTGCAGACGGAGCTAGCTGCAGCCTTGGAGCGAAGCGCCCAGGTGGCTTCAGCGATGCAAGAAGACCACCAGAGGGCGCTGACAGAGGTTAGTTCAAAG GCCCAGCAGGAAGTAGAGAACCTGAGAGAGGAGTTGGCTCAGCATAGTGTGCAACATGAAGAGGAGCTGAGAGCTCTGGAAGAGGActttgagatggagagagagagactgctactCCTCCAAGAGGAGCTCAGTGAGCAGCTGGCTCTCAAAGACAG CTTCCTGCAGGATGtgcaggaagaagaggaggagcctAGCGGCCGCAGCTCAGGGTTGGCCAGGATGTTGGTGCTGTCTGGTGTAAGTCAGATTAATACcagtgatggagagacagagagcggacAGCTACGATCCGCCCTGGAGGACCAGCAATCCCAGAATACCATGCTGCAAGACGAGCTGACCTTCCTTGGCAATGTGAAGACTGAACTGGAGGCGGAGCTtgagagggtgagggaggagtttcagacagagaaagaggaacTACAGTTTAAAATCGAAGAGTTGCTGATGACCCGGGAGGTTGCGACCCCTAACCGTGACCTTCAGGAGGCTCAAGCTTTCACTCAGCTCCAGCAGAGCGGCCCTCAGAGAGATTCAGTGGACGGCCTACCTGCCAGCCCTGCTAGCCCCTCCAGCCCCAGACAGAGCCTGTCCAGCCCTGTCCCTGGTGCAGCCCACCAGAGCCTGACCCTGCAAGAAAAGCAGGGTCAGGCTCAGGAGCTGAGGTCCCAGTGTGAGTCCCTAGACAGGAGCCAGGCGGTGGCTGAGTACGAACACACCAGAGACATCCTGAGAGGCCTGGAGACTGAGCTAGGTCAGAGGACCGGGGACTTCACCAGACAGTATGAAGCTATGAAGGAACAGGCGGCTTCTGCAGTCCAGGAGCTACAGGAGAGCGTCAGAGGGCTTACTGAGGAGCGAGATGGTCTGGTGGAGAGGGTGAAAGGGTTGGATGAAGACAGAGACAGCCTGTTGGAAAAGGTCCAGGGCCTGGAGAAGAGGCTGGAGAGCTTCCTGGAGCAGGCACAGGCAGCCGAGGGGCTGAAGAAGCAGCTGCAGATGTCTATGGAGGAGAAGACTGCGTTAGCCCTCAAGCTAAAGGACTCAGTAGAGGCGCAGACAGTGTTAGCCTCTGAGCTAAAGGCATCTCTTGAGGTGCAGACAGTGTTAGCTGTAGAGCTAAGGGCTTCAGTGGAGGATCTGAGCAAGCAGAACGGGGAGATCCTCTCTCAGCTACAGATGAAGGAGAGTGCTGTTcaggagttagaggagacagtCAATGTGGTGAGCACAGCAAGAGACAGAACACTGTCAGCACTgcaggacagagagatggaggtgaTGAGGctgtgggaggaaagagagagggaggtagaggagagtcAAGGCCAAAGAAGGGAGGTGGCTGAGCTACAGGCTCGTATAGAGGAgttagagaaggagaggagccTGCTGAAGAGTAATCTAGAGGAGGTGCAGAGGGAGAGGTCTGAGAATGTGCAGGGGAGCCCAGGGGAAGAGTTGGAGGAGCTGCAGGCTCGTATACAGgagctggagaaggagaggagcctGCTGAAGAGTAATCTGGGGGAGGTGGTGGGAGATACTGAAGCTCTACAGAAAGACCTGAGGGAGATGAAACTGGCCAATGAGAAGATGAGAACAGAGAACCAAGAACTACTGACACAGGTCAGCCAGGCTACAGAGACactgtcagacagagagagggaggaaaaggagggaagagagacagagagagaggaggaggaagaacaggcggagaaggagaggagagagctacAACAGCAGCTAACAGAGAAGGACACAGTGATATCTCAGCTGAGAAGAGAGATGGCTGGCTTACAG TCTACAGCCCCCTCTCCTGTCTCAGAGGAGAACACAGCCAATGAGTTCACTGAGAAAATCG CCCTGCTGGAGAAGGAAAGCAAAGGGAAGGATGAGAGGATGAATAAGATCAAGGCGGTGGCTGTGAAAGCCAGGAAGGAGCTGGACACCAGCAGGAAAGAGGCTGTGTCTCTGAAGGAGGAAGTGgaggtgttgaaggctgagcgagagagagtgaccaGCTCAATGAAAGACATCATCCATGGAGCAGAGGGATACAAG aactTGCAGCTGGACTACGACAGGCAGACAGAGCAGctggataaggagagagagacggtggaGGGAGCTGAGAAACAAATCTCAGAGCTGACCAAACGACTCAACACTGCAGtacaacag CATGaacagctgtggtcggagagagAGGACCTGATGACCGAGTTGGAGACTCTGAGGAGCACGGTGAGACAGATGGAAGGACAGACAGCAgaactacacagacagacagacaccctgaACAGAGACCTGCAGGCTGAGAGACTACTGAAGGAAAAAAAGacaaaa GAGCTGTCGTTGTTgcagaaggaggtagaggagttgaCAGTTCAGCTCCGCAGACAGAAGCAGCAGTCTCAGCAGACAACACAGGAGCTAGAGCAGCTACGCAAG GAGGCCCAGCAGAGCTCGTTGTTGGACATGGAGATGGCAGACTATGAACGCCTGGTCAAAGAACTCAACACCAAACTGTCAGAGAAGGACGTGTGTGTGGAGGAGCTGaaaacacagatacacacacacacacaggaagaagAGGCACTCAACCAGGAGATCG AGGTTCTGAAGTCCCAGCTGGACCAGGGGGAGGATAAGAGCTCCAAGATGAAACAGCTGCTGGTGAAAACCAAGAAAGACCTGGCTGATGCCAAGAGACAG gaAGCCATTCAGATGATGACGCTGGCCTCTCTGAAGGGAGAGCTGGAGGCACATCAACAGCAACTAGAGAACAACAAG ATCCAGTGCTGTGACCTGACTGCGGAGCGCCACAGACTGCATGAGCAGCTGAGGACACTGACTGAACAACAGCAGAGAACAAGCAGCTCCCTGCAACAGAGACTGACCACACTACAGCAGGAGGCTAACACTGCCAAG GCTGAGCTGTCATCTGTCACTGCTGAGTTTGACAGCTATAAGGTCAGAGTTCACAACGTCCTCAAACAACAGAAGAACAAAACCTCAGCACAGAGCGCTGGAGACGCCACTAAACAGGAGAG agagcagATGGAGTCCATGGTGGACCAGTATAAAGCCAAGCTGCAGGACAGTCAGCAGAGTCTGGCGGCGAGCACTGCGGAACTACAACAGCTCCAGATGGAACATGACACACTGCTGGAACGACACAACAAGATACTGCAGGAGACCGTCGCTAAAGAGGCCGAACTCAGAGAGAG ACTCATGTCTCTCCAGGCTGAGATTATGTCACTGCGGACAGAGCATGCTCAGACGGTGGGTCAGCTAACCTCGCAGGCCGTGGCCCAGCGCTCAGGGTTCAGGGAGCAGATCCGCCACCTTCAGGATGAACACAGAACTACAGTAGAGACCCTGCAGAACCAGATGACCAGGCTGGAGAACCAACTGTTTACACTGCAGAAACAGACCA GTCCAGCTCCAGTCCAGACCAGTCGTAAGTCAGCGGTGGACCGCCGGCCCGTGGACCAGGGGGGAATGGGGGGGCTGGGCCTCGGTGATCTCCAGTCCATGgctagagaggagggggagggcatGGAGACCTCCGAGACAGAGTCCCTGTCATCCACATACCTACCCTCACTGGAGCAACTACTCACCTCCCCAGACCCCAAACAGG AGCCGTTTGTGTGGCAGGTGGAGCCGACTAAAGAGGAGTTGAATCAGAAGTTGACCACAGCTACACGCAGTATGGAACATATGAACAGTCTACTGCATGAGACCGAGGCTACCAACGCTGTTCTGATGGAACAGGTCaat CTGTTGAAGTCTGAAGTGCGTCGTCTGGAACGTAaccatgagagagagaagagtgtggCCAACCTGGAGTATCTGAAGAATGTCCTTTTACAGTTCATCTTCCTGCAGTCAGGCAGCGAGAGACAGGCTCTACTCCCCGTCATACACACCATGTTACAACTCAGCCCTGAGGAGAAGAATAAACTGGCTGCTATCGCAATGG gtgaggaggaggtgggaggagctAGAGGCTCAGGATGGACCTCCTACCTACACAGTTGGTCAGGCAtcagatga